In Candidatus Berkelbacteria bacterium, the following are encoded in one genomic region:
- a CDS encoding LytR C-terminal domain-containing protein — protein MLMLVVGLGLAAVGLFASYYNSSSDSVKPTTTTDTPVTSDEPSGNSADVFSNKNTAFEVKIYDSGAGDEAVDSTTALLTEKGYTVKKLGKSQFVYDKTYIWHIQTRLSEAQTIGALLQGREVSYKESQNSGGFELLIYLGKQ, from the coding sequence ATGCTGATGCTAGTGGTCGGGCTCGGCCTTGCTGCCGTTGGTCTTTTTGCTAGTTATTACAACAGCTCCTCCGACTCCGTTAAGCCGACGACTACAACGGACACACCCGTAACCTCGGATGAACCTAGCGGTAATTCAGCCGATGTATTTTCAAATAAAAATACTGCTTTCGAAGTCAAGATCTACGACTCGGGTGCCGGCGACGAAGCGGTAGACTCTACCACGGCACTACTAACTGAAAAAGGATACACGGTTAAAAAGCTGGGCAAATCACAGTTTGTTTACGACAAGACTTACATTTGGCACATTCAAACTAGGCTGTCCGAGGCTCAAACAATCGGCGCTTTATTGCAGGGTAGGGAAGTCAGTTATAAAGAATCGCAGAACTCAGGTGGCTTCGAATTGTTAATTTACCTGGGCAAACAATAG
- a CDS encoding NYN domain-containing protein, protein MLGLTPPTSYANQRVGVFIDIQNMYYSARAMYDSHVNFGKILEHAVNKRQLIRAIAYVVRSDAPKEQTFFDALEKVGLEIRSKDIQIFPGGEKKGDWDVGVAVDAIKIADRLDVVVLVTGDGDFLPLVTYLKENKGCRVEGIAFGRSTSSRLIEALDHFYDLDANAKDYLIKTKH, encoded by the coding sequence ATGCTCGGTTTGACACCTCCGACAAGTTACGCGAATCAACGCGTCGGCGTTTTTATCGATATCCAGAACATGTACTACAGCGCCCGGGCGATGTATGACAGCCACGTCAACTTCGGCAAAATACTTGAGCACGCCGTTAACAAGAGGCAACTTATTCGCGCTATTGCTTACGTCGTTCGTTCAGACGCGCCGAAGGAGCAAACTTTCTTTGACGCTTTGGAGAAAGTCGGCCTAGAGATCCGTTCTAAAGACATCCAGATTTTTCCCGGTGGTGAAAAGAAAGGCGACTGGGACGTTGGCGTTGCCGTTGATGCAATTAAAATTGCTGACCGTCTCGACGTGGTTGTTTTGGTCACCGGCGACGGAGATTTCTTACCGCTGGTCACATATCTCAAGGAGAATAAAGGGTGCCGCGTTGAAGGCATCGCGTTCGGTCGTAGTACTTCTTCCCGGCTAATCGAGGCTCTCGATCACTTTTACGACCTGGACGCAAACGCTAAAGATTATTTGATCAAAACGAAACACTAA
- a CDS encoding ABC transporter ATP-binding protein, translating to MLKARELTVFDKAIPVLTNINLEIKRGEVAAFIGPNNAGKSALLRALAGGFEHYDGEIRVGSYSLKNSEKAKTQLGYLSSPVAFENYLTGLEWLEVVSAAYHLAPPKRIEAILNLADKLNCKDSLYTILDSADESTKQKVGLIASLLHQPSVVLWDEPINSLDPTSQQEVSELARRVSSDGAAVLIATNNLPWAERVAERFFIMDQGEILSDGTLSQLKSLSRAEDRDLLTIYNSVLHGQ from the coding sequence ATGCTTAAGGCACGAGAATTAACTGTTTTTGATAAGGCGATTCCTGTTCTCACGAACATAAACTTAGAGATAAAACGTGGCGAAGTAGCGGCGTTTATCGGCCCAAACAACGCTGGCAAGTCGGCACTTCTTCGGGCACTAGCCGGTGGTTTCGAGCACTACGACGGAGAAATTCGAGTTGGCAGCTACTCTTTGAAGAACAGTGAGAAGGCAAAAACGCAGCTCGGCTACCTGTCATCTCCAGTTGCCTTCGAGAACTATTTGACTGGACTCGAATGGCTGGAAGTAGTAAGCGCCGCTTATCATTTAGCGCCGCCTAAACGAATCGAGGCAATTCTAAATTTGGCCGATAAGTTGAACTGCAAAGATAGTCTTTACACCATCTTAGATAGCGCTGATGAGTCAACTAAACAAAAGGTTGGACTGATCGCCTCGCTCTTGCATCAGCCGTCAGTTGTACTCTGGGACGAGCCAATAAACAGCCTTGATCCAACGTCCCAACAGGAGGTTTCCGAGTTGGCGCGGCGGGTGTCGAGTGATGGCGCTGCCGTTTTAATTGCCACCAACAACTTGCCTTGGGCCGAGCGTGTTGCCGAGAGATTTTTCATTATGGATCAGGGTGAAATTCTATCTGACGGCACTTTATCGCAGCTAAAAAGCCTTTCCCGTGCTGAAGATCGAGATTTATTGACAATTTATAACAGCGTTCTACATGGGCAGTGA
- a CDS encoding HD domain-containing protein, whose amino-acid sequence MISAPVWLGELIKAFHSKGHTAYVVGGAVRDELLDKTVQEWDIATDMTPDETEKLLHDIRAKSIGTVGKRFGTITAQFHGETVEITTFRTEQYEVSSRKPETKFGNDLKDDLSRRDFTINAIAYDPIKLELIDPFGGQDDLKKKIVRAVGSPNQRFGEDPLRMLRAIRFAAQLDFEIEPETMQAIIDEREHFGILSAERISQEIDKILLSPRPSLGITLLVESRLIEYILPELLPSINLEFEAHEHKDIYHHILQVLDQTPPKLPLRWCALLHDIAKPLTRQKIDGEFHFLGHENLGGKMARTILTRLKYPNDFIKYLVHIVRQHQRIPGYDGAWSDGGVRRFVRDAGEALDDLFTFAEADQSGKNEKKLALYRSRRAELKERIDKLEKEAEIAKIKSPLDGAELMEIFKRPAGPWIKPIKEHLLALVLDGKLGEKDKKEATDIARMLIKNLSSQ is encoded by the coding sequence ATGATTAGCGCCCCAGTGTGGCTCGGGGAATTGATTAAGGCATTTCATAGTAAAGGCCATACTGCTTATGTAGTTGGTGGGGCTGTTCGTGACGAGTTGCTCGATAAGACGGTTCAGGAATGGGACATCGCGACCGACATGACCCCCGACGAGACCGAAAAATTGCTTCACGATATAAGAGCAAAGAGTATTGGCACCGTCGGTAAGCGCTTCGGCACAATCACGGCACAATTTCACGGTGAAACAGTAGAAATAACGACGTTCAGAACCGAGCAGTACGAGGTTTCCTCGCGCAAGCCCGAAACGAAATTTGGTAATGATCTCAAAGACGATTTATCGCGAAGAGATTTTACGATTAACGCTATAGCTTACGACCCAATTAAACTTGAGTTGATCGATCCATTTGGCGGCCAGGATGATCTGAAGAAAAAGATTGTCCGCGCCGTTGGCAGCCCGAACCAGCGCTTCGGCGAAGATCCGCTCCGAATGCTTCGGGCAATACGCTTTGCCGCGCAGTTAGATTTCGAGATTGAACCGGAAACAATGCAGGCGATCATCGATGAACGAGAGCACTTTGGTATCTTATCGGCAGAACGCATTAGCCAAGAAATCGATAAGATTCTTCTCAGCCCCCGACCTAGCTTGGGAATTACGCTTCTAGTTGAGAGTCGTCTGATTGAATATATCCTGCCCGAATTATTGCCATCGATTAATTTAGAGTTTGAGGCACACGAGCATAAGGATATTTACCACCATATTCTACAAGTACTCGATCAAACACCGCCTAAACTGCCCTTGCGCTGGTGCGCCCTACTACACGACATTGCTAAGCCGTTAACCCGGCAAAAAATTGACGGTGAATTTCACTTTTTGGGTCATGAGAATCTCGGCGGCAAAATGGCGCGTACAATTCTTACCCGTTTGAAATACCCTAACGATTTCATTAAGTACCTGGTGCACATAGTACGTCAGCATCAACGTATTCCTGGCTACGACGGCGCTTGGTCCGATGGGGGAGTGCGACGTTTTGTCCGTGACGCCGGTGAGGCGCTAGACGACCTGTTTACCTTTGCCGAGGCCGACCAGAGCGGCAAGAACGAGAAAAAATTAGCGCTTTATCGCTCTCGACGCGCCGAACTAAAAGAACGGATCGACAAGCTCGAGAAAGAAGCCGAGATAGCCAAGATCAAAAGCCCGCTAGACGGTGCGGAACTTATGGAGATATTCAAGCGACCTGCCGGGCCGTGGATTAAACCAATCAAAGAGCATCTACTTGCCCTCGTGTTGGACGGTAAGTTAGGCGAAAAAGACAAGAAAGAAGCAACAGATATAGCCCGTATGCTAATAAAAAACCTTTCCTCACAGTAG
- a CDS encoding DUF3048 domain-containing protein — MEGDFVIKPPVTPQKSPKRFKAWLVSHKKIVIIAVIALLVLVLSAFTWFGRDEGPVEASKVQPTSEPKELPSLINGVVVDRSIYNRHPVAVMIENSPAARPQTGLTSADVVYEAVTEGGITRFMALYSINLPTKVGPVRSARSYFIDYLSEYDAFYAHAGGSPTALSRIGEYKIKDYPHSNDAYWREPRKGVASEHTLFADVSKIFNLGVEKKGWSATADFKSWLFKDASATPAPAAAVNIKFSSAQFNVVWNFDPVTKLYSRSMGGAVHKDATSGEQITAAAVLALKVSHSANPAYKGTGKESEWNMSTIGEGEAMLFQDGTAVNATWKKPARTERTRLYDKATGAELKINRGRIWVEIVPQEGSYSQG; from the coding sequence ATGGAAGGGGATTTTGTTATTAAGCCGCCCGTTACTCCGCAGAAGTCGCCAAAGAGATTCAAGGCTTGGCTTGTTAGCCATAAAAAAATAGTGATTATCGCCGTAATTGCCCTGCTTGTTTTAGTGCTATCAGCTTTTACTTGGTTTGGACGAGACGAAGGACCGGTGGAGGCGTCTAAAGTTCAGCCCACCAGCGAGCCGAAAGAGCTTCCGAGTCTTATAAACGGTGTTGTTGTTGATAGGAGTATTTACAATCGCCACCCAGTGGCGGTGATGATCGAGAATTCGCCGGCGGCGCGGCCGCAAACAGGGCTGACAAGCGCTGATGTTGTCTACGAGGCGGTCACCGAGGGCGGCATAACGCGTTTCATGGCGCTTTATTCTATTAACCTTCCGACAAAGGTTGGCCCCGTCCGTTCAGCTCGAAGCTACTTTATTGACTACCTGAGCGAATATGACGCCTTTTACGCTCACGCCGGCGGCTCCCCAACGGCCCTGTCGCGCATTGGGGAATATAAAATCAAAGATTATCCCCATTCTAACGACGCTTACTGGCGAGAGCCACGTAAGGGCGTAGCAAGCGAGCACACATTGTTCGCTGACGTGTCGAAGATATTCAATTTGGGCGTCGAGAAAAAAGGCTGGAGCGCCACTGCGGATTTCAAGAGCTGGTTATTTAAAGACGCTTCCGCTACGCCTGCCCCGGCGGCGGCCGTAAATATTAAATTCTCCTCAGCACAGTTCAATGTAGTGTGGAATTTCGATCCAGTTACCAAGCTCTATAGCCGATCGATGGGTGGGGCTGTCCACAAGGATGCCACTAGCGGCGAGCAAATCACCGCAGCGGCCGTTCTGGCTCTTAAGGTGTCGCATTCTGCCAATCCAGCCTACAAGGGCACTGGTAAGGAATCTGAATGGAATATGAGCACTATCGGCGAGGGCGAAGCTATGTTATTTCAAGACGGGACTGCCGTCAATGCGACGTGGAAAAAGCCCGCGCGAACTGAGAGAACACGTCTCTACGACAAGGCCACCGGCGCTGAGCTTAAGATCAACCGCGGTCGGATTTGGGTTGAGATCGTGCCCCAAGAGGGTAGTTATAGTCAAGGCTAA
- a CDS encoding lytic transglycosylase domain-containing protein: MNLTQLHRQSVRQIGRVKKVVRKNVKKLQRAKNVMLMALTIPLVIPVGAVTAAYSTEVPTPVTEIVQFESELTLALNDKVVDVPVKTVQIELKESEYQRRVRVAREAKKASQSKSTVSKPAELGDNDKFALASQAAAKYGIPASLLFAVWKVESGQRMYFEGGSTVGARGPCQFMPGTWRSYQEDGNGDGVKNINDARDCLYGSSKLLARNGASSGDYRRALFAYNHSTTYVNQVLKMAGL; encoded by the coding sequence ATGAACTTAACCCAGCTTCACCGTCAATCGGTGCGGCAAATAGGGAGGGTTAAGAAAGTCGTACGAAAGAACGTTAAAAAACTGCAGCGCGCTAAGAACGTAATGTTGATGGCGTTAACAATACCTCTGGTTATTCCAGTCGGTGCTGTGACCGCTGCCTACTCAACAGAAGTTCCAACTCCGGTAACGGAGATCGTTCAATTTGAGTCTGAGTTAACCTTGGCCCTTAACGACAAAGTCGTTGATGTTCCGGTTAAAACTGTCCAGATTGAGCTTAAGGAATCTGAGTATCAACGCCGTGTTCGCGTCGCGCGAGAGGCCAAAAAAGCCTCGCAGTCTAAATCGACGGTGTCTAAACCGGCCGAACTAGGAGATAACGACAAGTTTGCCCTGGCAAGCCAAGCAGCTGCCAAATACGGCATTCCTGCAAGTCTTCTGTTCGCGGTTTGGAAAGTTGAGTCTGGCCAACGAATGTATTTCGAAGGCGGCTCCACTGTCGGTGCTCGTGGACCGTGTCAGTTTATGCCCGGCACCTGGCGATCATATCAAGAGGACGGTAACGGCGACGGCGTCAAGAACATCAACGATGCTCGCGACTGTCTCTACGGTAGCTCAAAGCTTTTAGCCCGTAACGGTGCTTCAAGTGGTGACTATCGTCGAGCGCTGTTCGCCTACAACCATTCAACGACCTATGTAAACCAGGTCTTGAAAATGGCCGGCTTATAA
- a CDS encoding HIT domain-containing protein, with protein MNDCLFCKIIREELESKKVLETSHYVAFHDIHPKAPVHVLIVPKRHVERPEELRADEIHDMLVGSEEVAQITGVKESGYRLLFNVGQHAGQEIDHVHMHLIGGTVSKALY; from the coding sequence ATGAACGATTGTTTGTTCTGCAAGATCATCCGCGAAGAGCTGGAGAGCAAAAAAGTGCTCGAAACTAGCCACTACGTGGCGTTCCACGATATTCACCCCAAAGCCCCAGTTCATGTATTAATTGTCCCCAAGCGTCACGTCGAGCGACCGGAAGAGCTTCGTGCTGACGAGATCCACGATATGTTAGTTGGTAGCGAGGAAGTCGCCCAAATCACAGGAGTCAAAGAATCGGGCTATCGTTTGTTATTCAATGTCGGCCAACACGCCGGACAAGAAATTGACCACGTTCATATGCACCTCATTGGTGGTACGGTTTCTAAAGCGTTGTATTAA
- the rpsU gene encoding 30S ribosomal protein S21 → MEDRYERRSRGEGSSSGPMSVEVMLRRFFRDVQQSEIMTEIKKRRFFEKKTSRNKRRAVAQVRAVRRKTKRGY, encoded by the coding sequence ATGGAAGATCGTTACGAGCGCCGTTCGCGCGGTGAAGGTTCATCAAGTGGCCCGATGTCTGTCGAAGTAATGCTTCGCCGCTTTTTCCGTGACGTCCAACAGTCGGAGATCATGACCGAGATCAAAAAACGCCGATTCTTCGAGAAGAAAACATCCCGCAATAAACGTCGCGCCGTTGCTCAAGTGCGCGCCGTCCGCCGCAAAACCAAACGCGGCTACTAA
- a CDS encoding GatB/YqeY domain-containing protein gives MIERIEAELLEAMKSGDTSKRETLRMLKSSLKNAEIEKGTELGDEEVISVIQKEVKRRKEAFQSYQDAGRPEQAKLEEEEATILGAYLPEQMSESDLRALISEYLAKNPVAPNEIGKAMGALSAELKGKADMGLVSRLVRELVTGTGTA, from the coding sequence ATGATCGAACGCATTGAAGCAGAACTGCTTGAAGCCATGAAGAGCGGGGATACATCTAAGCGCGAGACATTGCGCATGCTCAAATCTTCTTTGAAAAACGCCGAGATCGAAAAGGGGACTGAGCTTGGCGACGAAGAGGTTATTTCTGTTATTCAAAAGGAGGTTAAGCGACGTAAAGAAGCCTTCCAGTCTTATCAGGACGCCGGCCGGCCAGAACAGGCCAAACTCGAAGAGGAAGAAGCGACGATTCTTGGCGCCTACTTGCCAGAACAGATGTCGGAAAGTGATCTTCGAGCCTTGATAAGCGAGTACTTAGCTAAAAACCCTGTTGCCCCCAACGAAATCGGCAAAGCCATGGGAGCTTTGAGCGCTGAACTTAAGGGCAAGGCTGACATGGGCCTGGTTTCACGATTGGTTCGAGAACTTGTTACCGGTACCGGCACAGCGTAA
- the ybeY gene encoding rRNA maturation RNase YbeY yields MGQAAEFTFTNETGATINEAEIRNHLQLILRRLDYPVKFKAEVVFVGDEKITTLNAKFREQNNATDVLSFADPEGSESLGSIVISLETADRQAKEAAVPLETEVKTLAGHGLLHLLGYDHK; encoded by the coding sequence ATGGGGCAAGCAGCCGAGTTTACATTTACTAACGAGACCGGCGCTACTATCAACGAGGCAGAAATTCGAAACCATCTTCAGTTAATCTTGCGGCGATTAGATTACCCTGTTAAATTTAAAGCTGAAGTAGTATTTGTGGGGGACGAGAAAATAACAACGCTTAACGCCAAGTTTCGAGAACAAAATAACGCAACAGACGTTTTGAGTTTTGCTGATCCGGAAGGCTCAGAATCACTCGGTTCTATTGTGATCAGTCTCGAGACCGCAGATCGCCAGGCCAAAGAAGCCGCCGTACCGCTTGAAACAGAAGTCAAAACCCTCGCCGGCCATGGGCTGCTACATCTACTGGGTTACGATCATAAATAA
- the ftsA gene encoding cell division protein FtsA — protein MTRDNLIVGVDIGTSKIAVCVGTMNEGVMHIVGVASVNHNGLRKGVVTDIEETVSALSHALEEAERMAGSSLAHAYIGVSGNHIETMPAKGVVAVSKPNGEIDASDVARVIDAAKTVALPQNRELIHVFPHHFVVDGHEDVRDPIGMNGIRLEVEALIISSSASALRNLIKTVDQAGLEIDGVIFAPLATAKAITTKSQRETGVVVIDLGAGSTNMAVFEEGELLHAASLPIGSKHITNDIAIGLRKNLDVAEAIKLKYGSCIPENIRETETINLSVLDPAEDEKVSRRHVAEIIEARISEIFQMVKEELQRIGKDGLLPAGAVFTGAGASLEDLCEQARKQLRLPAELGFPTAQMSGMIDKIDNPIYATSVGLVLWGMDEGQGATPRTLLDFGKLGGVLDRFRGILRNFTN, from the coding sequence ATGACACGGGACAACTTAATCGTTGGCGTTGACATTGGCACCTCTAAAATAGCCGTCTGTGTTGGCACGATGAACGAAGGCGTCATGCATATCGTCGGCGTCGCTTCTGTTAACCATAACGGTCTGCGTAAAGGCGTAGTTACCGATATTGAAGAAACGGTCTCGGCCCTGTCACATGCCTTAGAAGAAGCAGAACGGATGGCTGGTTCAAGTTTGGCACATGCCTACATCGGCGTCAGCGGTAACCATATCGAAACAATGCCCGCCAAGGGCGTGGTAGCTGTTTCCAAACCTAACGGCGAGATCGACGCTAGCGATGTGGCGCGAGTTATTGATGCCGCTAAAACTGTTGCCCTGCCGCAAAATCGTGAACTGATTCACGTTTTTCCACATCACTTTGTCGTTGATGGCCACGAAGACGTTCGTGACCCGATCGGTATGAACGGCATCAGGCTTGAAGTGGAAGCGCTAATAATCAGTAGCTCCGCCTCTGCTTTACGTAACTTGATTAAAACTGTTGATCAAGCCGGACTAGAAATTGACGGCGTCATTTTCGCGCCGCTTGCGACCGCCAAAGCCATCACCACTAAATCGCAGCGTGAGACGGGCGTTGTGGTAATCGATCTTGGCGCTGGCTCAACTAATATGGCTGTTTTTGAGGAGGGCGAGCTGCTCCACGCCGCGAGTCTCCCGATCGGCTCTAAACATATCACTAATGATATTGCGATCGGTTTACGTAAGAATCTGGACGTCGCTGAGGCGATCAAGCTTAAATACGGCTCGTGCATCCCAGAGAATATCCGCGAGACCGAAACAATCAACCTTTCGGTGCTTGATCCAGCTGAAGATGAGAAAGTTTCTCGCCGTCACGTCGCCGAAATTATCGAGGCACGTATTAGTGAGATTTTCCAAATGGTTAAAGAAGAGCTGCAAAGAATTGGCAAAGACGGTTTATTGCCAGCCGGCGCTGTATTTACAGGTGCGGGCGCTAGTCTTGAAGACCTCTGCGAACAGGCTCGAAAACAGCTACGTCTTCCCGCTGAATTAGGGTTTCCGACAGCTCAAATGAGCGGCATGATTGACAAAATTGACAATCCAATCTACGCTACCAGCGTTGGACTGGTTCTCTGGGGAATGGATGAGGGGCAGGGAGCGACTCCTAGAACATTGCTAGACTTTGGAAAATTAGGAGGGGTGT